A stretch of DNA from Oryza brachyantha chromosome 4, ObraRS2, whole genome shotgun sequence:
AGCAGAATCAACAGCAGAACACGCACCGAAATCAGCCGAGCACGCTGCGTCGAGCGGGAGAGGGATACCTATACATGTAGATGTCGCGGTTGCTGGCGAGCGGCTTCCGGCAGAGGAAGCAGGCCTCCAGGAAGTGGCCGTacggcagcagcagcccgCCCGCTccgtctccacctcctcctacTACCACCCCCGGGCAGCCACCCGCTCTCACCACCAGCACGTCCTCCACGCCGGAGCTGACCAGCCGAGTCCAggcggccgccgacgcgccgccaccgcctatGGCGAGCGTGATCTCACCGCGGCTCCCACCCCCGCTCCCGCTCTCGCCCCCAGAGTCCAtcagagaggaggaggaggaggagggatcCACCGGGGGAACCTTTGCGGCTTCCGGTTATTCGATTCGGCAGCGCACCCGTCGGGTTTcggggccgccgcggcgcgagGTGAAGGCGAAGGGGACGGGGCTCCGTCCGGGGCCGGGAAGGGGTTCGTTCGTGCCGCTGCTGTGTTTAAAGGGGAGACAGGCGGTGGGAGGGTGGTTTTATTAAGTTGCGCGGGGTGGATGGTGGGCCCGCgcagtggggcccacctgaCGGTGTTCGCTAGTGGGATCCGTTGCCTTCTGGGCCCCGCGCTGCTTTCCTCCGACGCGCGGAGGGCGCCCTTTTTCCacctttatttgttttttcctcttcCTTTCATTTTTCTGTTCCTTTTTGCTGATTTTCATGAGCGCTCTCGCCCTTGCTTCTGTAACGTGGACCGGGATTGCTTTCTTTGATGCTGTTTCCTCTTCCGGCCCACCGATCAGTGAAATCGTGGTTAAACGGCATATGTGCAGACAAAAatgattataaataaaatatttttatatatacgctCTTAGAAAGGTATAAGGTAAAGAACGAGAATTAACTACGATaagttaactttaaatttaatattaaaaatttaaactttactttagaaatataagcagaagcaaaataaTGGGACGATTTAGTCTGAGACTACTTTACATTACAAAGACTTTACCGTGTGCTTCCttcatatttacaaatcaaTATTAAGTTACATAGATTAGAATGATCTCAATTTTTCAAATCTCAATAGATCTTTCTCATTATCTTCATcgtaaaaagtaaaaacaaacaaacctaTGTATTTCTTCGATTCTCTTTGACCCATACTCCCTCGgtccctccatttcacaataaAAAACTTTCTAGTCTcgtttagattcatataaatgctaatgaatctatatatatttatcaattaatgaatttaggaAAGGCTATAAAGtcatatattatgaaacggggtGGTAATAAACAAACATAAGACTTCATATAGCACATCCtatgtagttttattttattgatgaaGACTGCAAGATGAAAAATTGTCtgttttaatagttatttgatggtataaataataaaactaattactacaaagttaaaaggTCGAGTTGAAAAATGTAACATAATAAACACATTGCAAAAGTACATAGttagcagtttagaaagcGTACACATAAAAGTTGAGAAAGAAATAGAATAATCTTGAATGAAGAACACACCCTAGTAATATCATCCTAATTCatagtaaaagttttatttactttgGGACAGATTGgggtttttacaaaattttaatgaatatgtttaatatttcataaaaGTTCAACATAATAATTGCTCAAAAAGGACGTCTTTGCGTGATAATTGATGAGAGATAAACATAGTCTTTATAGTACAGAGATGCTACCTCTATTCCAAAATTAAAcgttttagaatttaaatctataaaatataagcatttataacACTATTTAAggtactattttttctatcgatcacatctaaaaaaaatcttactaATTTACCCTCGCCTACATATTCACCCCCATCAGttctatatttattaagaaGCATtgtattcttttttatcttaatCCCTATCATATGATCAAACATAATTGTATTTTAGGGGCAAAGATGGTAGTACAGAACTGTCTAGGGCTTCTTTTGCAGGTTGGCACACAGACGCACAGTCCTAGATCACCCTAGTGTGTTGCACCCACCACACATGTTAATGATTCGTGCGGTGGGCGAACCCTAGAGCCGcatgctgccgctgctgctgcttccaatCGCGGTCGCATCCGTGTATCCCGAATTGGACCGGTGGAAATCGTCTGCCCCAGGCAAACAAACACATGAGCTGCGAGGGAGTAATAGATGGCattcattttgtttgtttcttcctCCCCGGAAGCAGCAAATGCAATTCAATTGGCTCGTGATATTACTTCGCTCATTGTAGGTGGATTGCAAGGGGTAGGGTTTGTTTTTgagtgataaaaataaaagattatcatattattttttatagctatttaacattataatgatataattaactattataaaattaaaaatatgttttataaatatgagatgatagaattttctatagattttttttgaaacacatatcgttaaacatttatttttttgaaacacaTATAGTTCAGAAAACATACAACACATCCAATTATGTTGTATTGTTTGGTTGATaaagataaaacataaaaatattatactattatttgatagttaattaattatataaacaatagaatTCACTAccacaattttaaaaatctgCTGTACAAAtgttaaatgataaatttttatatatgaacttTTCACAAAACATGCATAATTTAGTAGCTTGAGAATCATGAATGCAAAAATCGAGAAAAAAGTTGGGCAACATAACACAATAGTAATACACCTTTTTCATGTTCCAGGGACTTGAATTTTAGGAACTTTCCACTTTACAAACGAAAGTATGCATGGCACGCTGCAGGCAGCCCTCAGCAAGCAAATCATCAACGCTCCGTCGTGttcaacacttcgacggctaGGCTAGATAGTGTGAATACACCACTAACCTGCTTCTTCGACTGGGACAtgtgggtgattgtttaggaattttaataaaaatgtcaaacacatatttacaaacgaaaattaatttataaataaaatttattatatatatatatatatgcgcgtGTGTTTTTAGTAATTTGGAAGCCAAGACTAAAAGAATAtagcatgataaaaaaacccataaaaacattctaaatttaaagttaaaaatttaaattttaagggGTGGATAGGCTGCAGCCGCCTGACCTTTGACCACCCGGTGTGCCAGCGATCCCGTCCTGAGTCACAGACAATTGGCAATTACCCTCTTTTGTTGACCAAAATATGGACTAACTGAAAGCATGAGACGCTGACAAATGGATTTTTTCTCTCCGTCTCTCAACAGCAATTCCGGCGTTGCATTGGTGACAATCTTGGCCCAGTAAATACTATGCTGGCCTTATTACGGGCTGCAGAACAGGGGATAAtgtttaggtggtgtttagattgagaaaatttttagaaaaaatgtcacgttaaatatttgaccggatatcaaaaggggttttcggacacgaatgaaaaaacgaattttacggctaacctagaaactgcgagacgaatttttgagcctaattaatccgtcattgttactgtagcacttatggctaatcatggactaattaggctcaaaagattcgtctcaagatttcttacataactgtgtaattagttttttgattcatctatgtttaatgctctatttagatgtctaagaATTCGACGTGATGTctttagaaaacaaatttgaaaactaaataatgCCTTAGATCTCGGAGACAGAGGTGAAAGAACTGAAAGTGGGTACTGGCGTACGGGATGATCAGTAAATTCAGATCTGGTAGGCAGCTCAGTTATGGCGACGACTGGGACTTAAACCTGCATGTAACCACGGTTGATTAGAGCTCACATCTCTTCCCCACTACTGATAACCATATATGTTTCGATTTCATTCAAAAAAACCTCGTATATGCTTTGATCAACCGATAACCCTACTACGCCAATGGGGTGTGTGTAGGCAGTGGAGCAAGTGAGGATTACGCCAGATACGTGCAACTCGTCTACGCCACTAGCAGTTGAAGCAAAGTTAACTGGGCTAATTGGCATGTAGACTTCCGGTAATTAAGTATGCCCGTCACCTTCGATGTGGATTTCACTGTCTCCTTTGCTACTCCCGTCTCTCTGGACTGGCCAAAGCACTCAAAATCATGTGAGGAATGAGTAAGCGTAAAGTCTAAAGCTACTTTGGCCTAGCCTGCTTACATCAGATCAACCTGGACATCCGGTAATTAcctctctttattttttttcctctcttttgaCAAAATTGACGGCAATGGATTCCCTCCTGTGCTGAAGCGCGACAGTTACTGTGCTGACCGTGTCGACAagggaagagaaagagaatgCCCTGTTACGGCCTTATCGGTCATCAGTTGCAGAAGACAACGTTATAAACTTGTCATTTCGTGGGCTCGTTTCTAGGTGGTGAAAGATGATTAGCGGGAGTCCTTAAGTACATCAATAATAGCAGGTTACTGTGTAACACACTGTCACACTGAATTGACCTCGGCCCCTCaccctcgccggccggccgcacGTCTAAAATATTGCAGGGAACCAGATTGTTCGTCCAAGCTGCCAGAAGGCGAGTACTGACGCCCTGTCTTTACGACTTTGTTtatgattataaatttataagtcaaaatttaaagttaaaaaatttaaaattttcaatttaaatttaaatttcattttagaattatagtttattttcagccttagtttttatcactaagaatatacatatatatataataatataagtttttattcagaaattacttttatttttaaatatgtttgcttgttttttctttaaaaagcaAAGAAGGTGAACCCTGAGAAAGGcatgaaaaattcaaaccCTGCAGCCACAAGAAAAtgcattagtttttttttcttttttactttcttACCTTGAAGAAAAGATTACTCCGGTGAAAATGACCTGACGGCTGACGCCCATCCTTCTACCAGGCTACTTTCCCCTTACCTCGACAGAGTTTAAGTTTAATTGGTCCttaatgaagttttttttctacttaatgaagtttttttttctcttttccataTACTGTGTGGAATTTTCACAGGAAACGGTGTAAATTATTCCaattttctattgaaaatCCTACGAACGAAAGAGCCCTTAGACGGCATGAACTGCAAGTCAACAATGCATTGTGCTCGTAGGAACATATGTTTGGGAAATTTACAAgaatttaattgtttaatgAACTTCTGATGAACAGTTACTTTATTCCGATGGAGCGCTAACTGCATTGAGGCCATCCTCAATGCAATTTTTATGGATACGATTAACTaaagtgacatgtcatctaaaaagtttaaaactaggataaaacacccctCTCTTACCAAGTTTTGTCATCTAAAGAGCTCACTGTTCCAACCTCATCATCCTGTCTTTACCACTGACAAAACTGGACTCTTAAATTCTTAATAGTGGAGTACTAATCGTCCTTTTAGGTCGGTCACTCTAGCACAAGAAAATGGCCGTTTGGTGAACACCTTCctgcatttttgttttcttaggTGAATATGTTTGACGTTTTCTGTACTAATAATTCTAGCCCCTAGAGCAATGCACTTTTGTTAGTTGAAATGTTAAATTAGTAGATTAGACATGGTCATGTGTCCCCGGTGGTCCGTTGATTTGTTTGGTTCTGGGTCCAAACAAAGTTTGGGGACACATGCCCTTTATTTAGATTGTGGATCGAATGTCCCCGTCAGAAACAATTTCCAATTTGGATTACTCTATGTGAAAATCTTCCAGTGATTCTAATGCCAAACATACGACAGAAACTGGAAAAGAGTTTCAAAATCTCAACTTGTCAGTGACTATACTGTTGATAATCTAGTACGacatccatcctaaaatataagcatttaataGTTTCTTTGGCATGGGTTAAGATTAAGAGAAAAACTATagtgttctttttatttaaaagggTAGGAGGATAGGTGGAGGAAAAAATAGGAAGAATCTTAAATAATAGGTGATTGATAAAACAAGTAGGGGTAATCGTatatttgcaaccaaaaaataatttataagtaatatatatatatatatatatatatatatatatatatatatatatgttcctaGCGATTTAGAAACTAAGCTGGAAACTAgactaaaaaattcaaattatagtatataaacataatcagaaacaaaaaatgaggCTAGTAATATTATGAAgtgaaaaaatgttttgttttggtataaaatttgaatattaaaataattagttttgaaaattaaGAGAGTACACAACACTATAAATTGCAGAACTGGGAGCGTGGTCGTTTGACTTattaaagaagagaaaaaaaaaggtaaatgacatatttataaataaaaataatttataaattaaaattttatatacgtgtttatagcgatctaaaatctaaatataaaataagctatgataccaataatcataaaatcatctattgttaaaattttaaactttaagtataaacgaagaaaacaaaagctaaaTAAACCTTAGGGTTGGGACGGTGAGAGTGAGACCTCCATTTTGCAAGGAAAACGGAAAGGGGGTCCGGTTCCTCTACAGTAACGCAAATGAACAATGAGTTGCACAGTCTAATGCCATAAACAATGTTAATATTGTAGCAACAGTAAgtttaaagtattattcattaTTGTAGCAAATactgtagtgatatatctcatccatccattttGATCCGAACGGTCATGAGATATATCAAATTCACGGAACTGTTGCTCTCTGCACTACCATGTTGCTACTGCAGAGGATCTCGTTCCAACAgaggctcccatcgtttcgatTTTTGGTggaataagcgaaaacacgtttttacaaacgaaaaataatttgcaggtaaaacttttatatacgtgtccatagcgactcaaaagtgaaatgtataaaataaaccatgataaaaaaccataaaatcaagtttaaaattaagttataaaattcaaattttggctcatATTGCAAAACTATGGAGCCCGGAAAGGGACTGCAGAGACGAAAGCAAGAGATGCACCGctagggcccacatgtcatggAGCACGAAACGGGGTCGCCGGAAAGGTCACGGGACTTTTAACACGCAGCGGAGCAGTAGCAATATGAAAGTGACCGTCCAGACGCGCAGCACCGGTTCCACGCCCCTGTGTCCGGTGGGCCCGCGGCGCGTGTGCGCGGTGGGTACGCCTTGGGTGGTCCGCCATCTCGGTATGAAACGACACCCCATAGATATTTTCTGCACACGCTGTAATGCTCCACTAGCTGTACAATTTTGCTCCACGTGATACGTTTGGTGCGCGTATACGGCTGAAAAAGTCTGTGCTACTAtagtttgattatttattgtgtttaaaaatttgtatacttatttattatttttatgatttgatttattgctaaataaactttaagaaTGAGTTGcagttttgtatattttaaaaaaaataattaagatgaacggtaatataaaaatcaacaacgttaaataaaaatattttgcaagaGCGCCCGTCTTATTGGGAATATTGATgtatgtaatttgttttgccCATGTGTTCTTTCGACAAATTACCGATGGCAAATGTGTGTGATTGCGTGTTTTTTGCAGATTCATTGTTTCCGACGTAACAATATAGATGTCGGAAAAAATGTTACCGTGACACGTACTTCCTCCGGTTTTCCTAATGTTTAAAACCTTTCATTTTGGGATTTATATTTCgtcatccatattataaaaatgtacaattgttattttttgtgtcTTTTATTAccaaagaaattttaaatatttcaaaaactGAATATGATGAGTgattaaacaaatatttcaaaaatcaaacacgacaaatgttaaaaaaacaaatttagtaCATATTTGGTACACACTCATATTTTCGttttgcttataattataagctaaaattttcaattttcaatttgGAGTTTGTTTTTAGGTTTtatcaccaaattttatttttcaatattggtttttaaatcactaaggatacgtatataaaaattatattttgtttacaaatatgttgttgattttttttccaaatatgaTATGGCTGTTTCTACTCTTTTTTTGTCTGAGTGAGAAAATGAACAGAGCTAGTGccctttttcctctccagCTCCACGGATGGAAGCCATGACTTGACTCTATTTGATAATTGAAGATTGTGTTAAGCGACAACACCCATTGAGcatttttccaaaataaaaaaaccacttCTAGAAGACTAGAACGTCATAATCTATTGTATATAAtacctccgtctcataataacattattttttaatttctatgcCCAATGATTAggccattcgtcttatttaaaaaaattataaaaaataaaaaaaaaatcatcacacataaagtattattcatattttatcatctagtaacaataaaagtattaatcgcaaaaaaatttcaaataagacaaatagtattgtatctaaaaactggaaaataaacttttatttcgggacggaggaAGCACACATGCTAGGGTACTTAGATTTACGTACCTTTTATCCCTAGTGACAGAATTAGGTAGAGTTCCAATATCCCGTGAGACCGTGACCAATCGCAGTCTTCCGAGCACGCCCATTAAAAACTCGAGGCTACAAAACTATAGGTTAAGTAGCAGTGCTGCGGTCTTACGCTCTGCATGATCTCAAAGCCTGAAGCCATCGAACGAAATGTATGAGAAACACATTTGCCACCAGTTGCTTCGCTTCCAATCGCAGTAACGTTTCAGAGATTTCTGGGATCATACCTTTTACCATGTTAAGTGACTCTTTAAACAAGGGATGAAACATCACACACAACATATTGCCCAGACgtaattttatcaatttatctatatatttttataaatatattaaatatttttatttcaaactttATTAAGACAtattatcaatttatctattttaaaataatatatgacacataattttatcatagatttatatattttagctctaatttacctttatataatttttactaTCCTACTAGCAGTGcagaataataaaattagatccATTGCCAATCGTTTACCTTGAAAAATCCTTACTTTTTCATGTGTGATTTAACCCTTCTTGACCTTCCTTTTTCTCCGTTTTCGCAACAACCTGAACCTGGACGAAACTGCCTCCTTCTGCTCATCCTGTTCATTGTCTCTGTACGACCTTACCGTATTCGCAGCCTTGAAACACTCCACAGGACGGTAAATTCGCCGTCATTACTTTTGCAAGAATCGATCGCGACCTTTGCCGCTGGCTAACGTTAAAGTCAAGCGAGAAAGGTGCCCAACACAAAAGCGATGGTGCCTGAACAACGGGCTGTGCTGAGCTGAGCTCACCATAAAAACGGTACAAGCATGGGAGCCTTCCCCCAGATGTAACGTTGCAATTGTACCACAGGGTTACATCCCTTCCTTCCGTGTCAAAACAATCTGGACATGTACTTAACGGGTTGGGCCTAATGCCGCGATCTAAAGCCTAAATCCACCATGGCTAAACCGTGTGTGACTCAGAGGCTTGGAGCTCTTCCTCATAAAGCTAGGACCCGCCAgctaatcaaattttatatgcagTACCAAGAATCCAAGATTAGGTCATCTACCTCTCTACAAAGACactaactaaataaattatataagtgGGTGCGGTACGCAAGCTAACTCCAATGCATCTTGCAGCTGGTAGGGTGCCACTGGTTGCATAATTCCTGTTGATTATCGTTTTAAATAAAGTTAAggttaaatttgaaaactttaGTATTATATCTGAAGGCACTAGCATAACAAATATAGGTAAGTCTAACAAAAtgctttaataaaaattaatatttatttattcttgaTTTATTATAACAGAAAAATCAAAGTTTAAACATATGTTTCAAAGATGATGTTGTTAAAACgttagtactagtagtaattAAACTTGGGAGAGTAAGGCAGCGCTTagattgcaaaattttttgtagaaatgtcacgtcacacgtttgatcagatgtcaaaagcggtttttggacacaaatgaaaaacaaattaaagattCCACCAAAAAATTgcgagataaattttttgagcctaattaatccgttattagcacatgttggttactgtagcacttatagctaatcatggcctaattaggctcaaaacattcgtctcacgatttctctcataaatatgtaattagttttttgttgtatttatatttaatactctatttatatgtccaaatattagatgtgatgtttttgaaaaaaaaaaattacgaacTTACCCGGCctaatactactactacaaccACAGCGGCATTTTTACTAGGAGTACTATATTTCAGATTCTCAGCAGTCAGCATTGATTCACCAGCTACTAGTAGCTGTGTGCTATTACCACGTGTACTGTgtatttctgaatttctgatggCATGCCTCCCGAGCGGCAAGCAGGTTCCCCGTACAGCCAGCAGCTAGCATAGCCTATTAGTTTTTCGCCGCCGGTTGAGCGCGTCTCCAGGCACTAGCTCACACTGTAGCAGCTCTAAATTTGCTGAGACCACCATCGAGATTCGTGCGTACGATTCTGTAACAAAACAGCAAAATCGCAGTGCCCAACAAAAGTGAGCGAATTATTGGTGACGAGCAGCACTAGTTATTACTAATTGGGTATAGATCTTGGTGGTATTGTGGTCACTTTTGGACGCTGTGGCAATAAACGTCTCAAAGAAATTGCGATCAAAGCACGGACCTAGTTGTAGGCTGGTAGCTAGCAAAGGTCAGTAAAGTATTCCATGTGGAGTTAAAATAAGGACAAGGTGACCCAAAATTTTGGTCTCCTGGATTCCAACCGGGCCGCGTCTCACGCTGGGGAGACACACGGTGATGCAGCTGGATGGACCCAATGATTCGCGTTTCTGTAAAGCAGCACAAATCTTGGTTTTGCCCTTCTTTGATCCGTTAGGTTTAGGAAAGATCTCGGCGAAATTCGTTCGTCTCATGCTGGGTTTGTCTGAAACTGATGCAACAATCTGAAAGAGCAGTCCGATTACTTGCTAGTAGTAGTTGCTCAGTGGCCTTGCTCAAGACAACAAGTTGTGCTGTTGTGCTTGAAAAGTTTGAGCTGTCGATTCGTTTTCTACCACAAGAGAAGTCCGAATCTTGGAGGAGAAAATATGGTGCCACGTAAAAGCATGATCAGTGGGGACGGTCAATGTAGAAGAAGAGCTGTGCAGTTGTGCTCCTCGCTATTGCCGGAATATGCACATGCTTTTCTCTGTCGGACTTGGCAGGGAAAAAGATTACCGGAAAATCGGGCAGGAAATCCCACAGAGAATCCACGGCTTTGGTTGTATTCCTTACAATACTGCGGGGGCATCTAATCCTACGCATCTAACTGGAGCTTTTTAAAGTAGCTATAATAATGTTAGTTTGGCAGAATTTATCTGTCTGTTTGCATCATCACCGGCTCCAATTTCCCGTCAGTTTATTCTCTTGTGTTCCTTTTGCTGTCCTTGTTGAGCTAATCCATATTGaatgtagatcaatctcatcGACATGTATGTATATGGTTGTTTATGTGGTTCTTGATTGTTGGTTCATCTTTCAATAAAACTCAGGTTGCCATCAGTGAGATTGCAAAGGTGACAGGAAATCCTTCACTTGAGAACCTCTGATGCTGTAGCAAAAGCTAGTGACAAAACCTGTAATTTGCAGGTCAACGATAGGTTACAGCTAACCATATCAGACTATGCCTACTATAGAGACCCGTGAGTCAGTTTCCTGTATTTCCAAACAGAAGTTCGCTCATATGTTGAGATAACGGTGCCGCCACTGGTTTGATCCCCAACCCTAGAAGTCTGAACTTTCCATGCGACACTATTGCAGGCCTGCTTTGTGTTCAAAGTTCAAATAACCGGCCTTGCAGTTcacaatatattaatatgtgtCATTGATTCGTATCATTTTCTCTCATTCGGTACAGTTTTAATAGAAAGCACACCATGAGTGTTTATAAAACTTGCTGAGTCTCACAATCTTAGAATGGACCACAGCAGAAATAAAGTAGGgaagaaacaagcaaaaaaGCAAGCCTGTGTCGGTTTCAATACATTGGAACCGGTGGGTTTTCCCCTCTGTATCTAAAGAACAAGTAAACAAGCTTGCATTGACAGTAGTAAAGATACACAACTCTCTTTGTGTTTTGACCACTCTACTCCAGACTAACATCTAGGATAACCTTAACTTGAAGAACTTGTTTTTCGGTCAGGATTCCTTGGGTTACTTTCGATTTTGCCGCTTGGCAACGGACAAGCCCCTGATGACCCTCCAAATCCCCTAACTGCTTCGGCGAAACAAACGGCTTCCACTGTGGCAAAAGAACGACAATACCTTGTAAGCTAGCAGCTGCCAAGTTTTAGCAAAAGCATTTCTTAAGAAACAAAGGACCATTTCGTCGTAAATCTGCCTATAACCCTACAACACACCTAAGAACTGCTAAGGGAAGTAGCAAGGTGAAATGGAGACAGCTCACAGCTCTATGGGAAAAATCCTATTTCATTCCTCAAAAGCATAACAGCGGCCAAAACCCAGAGGGGGCAAGAATGGAGGAGAGCCCATGAATCGACCATCCATGGCTCTTACCTGGCTCCAAAGTTCTAACCTTGGGAAAATGCTCTACACGAAGTGAGaagtccccccccccccccccccccccccccaaaaaaagaaCCAAAGCACGGCTCGCCCGAGGAAGCCAGAGGCCAACTCGGCCCAGGCCTCTCAGACGCgtgtgcgtacgtacgtatagtaCTAGTAGCAGTGCAGCGCCAGTTCCGTACAACCAAAAACTGGCTCTCGTGCGTGtagtttttgttgttgttataATGTAGTTGTCTCCGTCGTCCTGCCCGTGTTGCACCAGAACtcgcaaaaagaaaatgaagttTTGGCCTCCGCGCGACGCACGCGAGCGAGCCCGACCTGACCGCGACCCGGGTCGGGTCGGTCACACGCGCAAAGCGGGGCCTCGCGCGGTGAACCCCGCgtcggcccacgggttcgcgtCGATGGCCGCCCGCGGCTGCGgttgctggtggtggtgccggTGGCTGTGGTGGTGGCTGTGCCGGTGCTCCTTCCGCAACGACACCGCGTGCGCCGCGGCGCGCTTCTTCCGCCGGTGCTTCGCCCTGTCCACCTCGATCTGCTGCTGCCTGCACTCCTCGCTGCAGAACGGCGTGTCACCTCTGCGGCCCACGCACGCGggacaaaaacaaaaccaccCATCAAGTTTTC
This window harbors:
- the LOC102717700 gene encoding FCS-Like Zinc finger 2-like, whose protein sequence is MDSGGESGSGGGSRGEITLAIGGGGASAAAWTRLVSSGVEDVLVVRAGGCPGVVVGGGGDGAGGLLLPYGHFLEACFLCRKPLASNRDIYMYRGDIPFCSEECRREQIEMDDEVERKETKNISKKVAPRTPNPREVESTPRPPKARAGSILAG
- the LOC102721834 gene encoding FCS-Like Zinc finger 2-like; this translates as MKGSGAVKPSSMFYVHESDVAPIHHFLEECSLCCKSLSGDIFMYRGDTPFCSEECRQQQIEVDRAKHRRKKRAAAHAVSLRKEHRHSHHHSHRHHHQQPQPRAAIDANPWADAGFTARGPALRV